The following are encoded together in the Streptomyces rapamycinicus NRRL 5491 genome:
- a CDS encoding putative baseplate assembly protein, translating to MTLPAPKLDDLTWADMMAAIRRRIPAESDGTWTLHAPVDPGVTLLELFAYLLEQRLYWLDQVPDALVVAILRLLGLEPPRPARPAATVLRLDARQEGTAVPLVPAGTALTRDPTGQVVFTLDDDLAVLPLAEGGEVTVWTDRDRTADLRARRGIALLASDGAPARVRFTLPLTGDHPAPGPIGLLVELDAPTASAPSWLPGAVADVPPPAELTWSWFRPGTDISGAYQKVEDGTGGLRRSGVVRLHPPADWSTRDTGLLVSTPAATYAAPPRLLQLAVNASAAHHCRHRTVSGADLQDQIGAWLRLPGRHLVLPDAADRLLEATLRLAGQEWRSAPDFTFGSPADRIFVLDRAEGALVFGDGLTGRIPHPDPDAHVDYVTGGGRIGNGGMTGNWLPAQDLPEAVSAANLVRAEGGTDPETTTEARRRAAASLGEVTRAVTAEDYVTLARATPGVAIARAYPAVGAHPGFPCATVPGAVTVHIVPAAPRDDLTREDFVAAPLPDPGMLRAAAVHLEQARLLTSEVFVRAPRYREVALRVTLSGDPADVTRVSTALTAALRRFLDPLVGGEDQDGWPFGQPLRPSALLRAAQRALGDLADVAAVAIGLDGADAAEECDEVPLGAGELPVLRTVHTRTVPAVEPGEGLV from the coding sequence GTGACCCTGCCCGCGCCGAAGCTGGACGACCTCACCTGGGCCGACATGATGGCGGCCATCCGCCGCCGGATCCCCGCCGAGTCCGACGGCACCTGGACGCTGCACGCGCCCGTCGACCCCGGCGTCACCCTCCTCGAACTCTTCGCCTACCTCCTCGAACAGCGGCTGTACTGGCTCGACCAGGTGCCGGACGCGCTCGTGGTCGCCATACTGCGGCTGCTCGGCCTCGAACCGCCGCGCCCGGCCCGCCCCGCCGCCACCGTGCTGCGCCTCGACGCCCGGCAGGAGGGCACCGCGGTCCCGCTCGTCCCCGCCGGAACGGCGCTGACCCGGGACCCCACCGGGCAGGTGGTCTTCACCCTCGACGACGACCTGGCCGTGCTGCCGCTCGCCGAGGGCGGTGAGGTCACCGTGTGGACCGACCGCGACCGCACGGCGGACCTGCGGGCCCGGCGCGGCATCGCGCTGCTGGCGAGCGACGGCGCCCCGGCGCGGGTCCGGTTCACCCTGCCGCTCACCGGGGACCACCCCGCGCCCGGCCCGATCGGGCTGCTCGTGGAGCTGGACGCGCCCACCGCGTCCGCGCCGTCGTGGCTGCCCGGGGCGGTCGCCGACGTACCACCGCCCGCCGAGCTGACCTGGTCGTGGTTCCGGCCGGGCACGGACATCTCCGGTGCGTATCAGAAGGTCGAGGACGGTACGGGCGGGCTCAGACGGTCCGGTGTGGTCCGGCTCCACCCCCCGGCCGACTGGTCCACGCGGGACACCGGACTCCTGGTCTCCACCCCGGCCGCCACCTACGCGGCCCCGCCCCGCCTGCTCCAACTGGCGGTCAACGCCTCCGCCGCACACCACTGCCGGCACCGCACCGTGAGCGGCGCCGACCTCCAGGACCAGATCGGCGCCTGGCTCCGGCTGCCCGGCCGGCATCTCGTCCTGCCGGACGCCGCCGACCGACTCCTGGAGGCGACGCTGCGCCTGGCGGGCCAGGAGTGGCGGTCGGCACCGGACTTCACCTTCGGCTCCCCGGCCGACCGGATCTTCGTGCTCGACCGGGCCGAGGGCGCGCTGGTGTTCGGCGACGGACTCACCGGCCGCATCCCCCACCCGGACCCGGACGCGCACGTCGACTACGTGACCGGCGGCGGCCGGATCGGCAACGGCGGCATGACCGGCAACTGGCTCCCCGCCCAGGACCTTCCGGAAGCGGTCTCGGCCGCCAATCTCGTACGGGCCGAAGGCGGCACCGACCCGGAGACCACCACCGAGGCGCGCCGCCGCGCCGCCGCGTCCCTGGGGGAGGTGACCCGCGCCGTCACCGCCGAGGACTACGTCACCCTGGCGCGTGCGACGCCCGGCGTCGCCATCGCCCGCGCCTACCCGGCCGTCGGCGCGCACCCCGGCTTCCCGTGCGCCACGGTGCCCGGCGCGGTGACCGTCCACATCGTCCCGGCCGCGCCCCGCGACGACCTCACCCGCGAGGACTTCGTGGCCGCGCCGCTCCCCGACCCCGGGATGCTGCGCGCGGCCGCCGTCCACCTCGAACAGGCGCGGCTGCTCACCTCCGAGGTCTTCGTCCGCGCGCCCCGCTACCGCGAGGTGGCCCTGCGCGTCACCCTGTCGGGCGACCCGGCGGACGTCACCCGCGTGTCCACCGCGCTCACCGCCGCGCTGCGCCGCTTCCTCGACCCGCTCGTGGGCGGTGAGGACCAGGACGGCTGGCCGTTCGGACAGCCGCTGCGGCCCTCGGCCCTGCTGCGGGCCGCACAGCGGGCGCTGGGCGACCTCGCGGACGTCGCCGCCGTGGCGATCGGCCTCGACGGGGCCGACGCGGCCGAGGAGTGCGACGAGGTGCCGCTCGGTGCCGGGGAGCTGCCCGTCCTGCGGACGGTCCACACCCGGACCGTGCCCGCCGTCGAACCGGGGGAGGGGCTGGTATGA
- a CDS encoding GPW/gp25 family protein has protein sequence MSEEFLGTGWRFPILPDASGRLGYAVGEESIEHCLRALLLTGAGERVMRPELGTRAQELVFAPGSVQNLRDLEQSIAVAVRDHEPRVELEEVRAEADPADESRITVSIVYRIRRSNTKANLVFPFYTGLTGLTGLTGGTP, from the coding sequence ATGAGCGAGGAGTTCCTCGGAACCGGCTGGCGGTTCCCGATCCTGCCCGACGCGTCCGGGCGGCTCGGCTACGCCGTCGGCGAGGAGAGCATCGAGCACTGTCTGCGGGCGCTGCTCCTCACCGGCGCCGGCGAGCGCGTGATGCGTCCCGAACTGGGCACCCGGGCCCAGGAGTTGGTGTTCGCGCCCGGCAGTGTGCAGAACCTGCGCGACCTGGAGCAGTCGATCGCCGTCGCCGTGCGCGACCATGAGCCGCGGGTGGAACTGGAGGAGGTCCGCGCGGAGGCCGACCCGGCCGACGAGTCGCGGATCACCGTATCGATCGTCTACCGCATCCGGCGCAGCAACACCAAGGCGAACCTGGTGTTCCCGTTCTACACCGGGCTCACCGGACTCACGGGCCTCACCGGGGGCACACCGTGA
- a CDS encoding phage baseplate assembly protein V encodes MRGTPRARSTDKRYYGVVEALVVENEGDDEGQVKLKFPWFDDTTVTDWVRVSQLYAGGGYGSVFVPEKGDEVLVAFVHGDMRYPIVLGGLYNGEDKPPTARTEGRDQKIVRTRHGHEVLLDDTRSKAAVRITSAAGHVVELDDQGKAIRITAAEGGSVTVTAQGEITLKAPKLTVDSPSIDLGGGATEPLVLGYALLQAFNTHTHPSAAGPTGPPAPPLTPAVLAKKARTA; translated from the coding sequence ATGAGGGGCACGCCACGCGCCCGCTCCACCGACAAGCGCTACTACGGCGTGGTCGAGGCGCTCGTCGTGGAGAACGAGGGCGACGACGAGGGCCAGGTCAAGCTGAAGTTCCCGTGGTTCGACGACACCACGGTCACCGACTGGGTCCGGGTCAGCCAGCTCTACGCGGGAGGCGGCTACGGCTCGGTGTTCGTCCCCGAGAAGGGCGACGAGGTGCTGGTCGCCTTCGTCCACGGGGACATGCGGTACCCGATCGTGCTGGGCGGCCTCTACAACGGCGAGGACAAACCGCCGACCGCCCGCACCGAAGGCCGCGACCAGAAGATCGTCCGGACCCGCCACGGCCATGAGGTGCTTCTGGACGACACCCGGTCCAAGGCCGCCGTACGGATCACCTCCGCCGCCGGACACGTCGTGGAGCTGGACGACCAGGGCAAGGCGATCCGCATCACCGCGGCCGAGGGCGGCAGCGTCACCGTGACCGCGCAGGGCGAGATCACCCTCAAGGCGCCCAAGCTGACCGTCGATTCCCCCTCCATCGACCTCGGCGGCGGCGCCACCGAACCCCTCGTACTCGGCTACGCGCTGCTCCAGGCGTTCAACACCCACACCCACCCCTCCGCCGCCGGGCCCACCGGCCCGCCGGCTCCGCCGCTCACCCCCGCCGTGCTGGCCAAGAAGGCGAGGACGGCATGA
- a CDS encoding phage late control D family protein, which translates to MSTPTPEVASPDRYAPEFDVRIEGLEMDPSAKNDIIDIKVNRDIDELSGFDLTLNNWDDANLRFKHSDSPRFRLGGRVSVRLGYADKLLTVATGTIATLSPKFTDGASPTVQVSGVDGLLRLKDRKPTENETKIYRNLPDWRIAEQIAQRNHLRIEVTREGPTHDVVVQKNQDDATFLLERAKRLDFDCYILPDAKTGEDTLYFTKPTDGRDGRPIRLYRLAYAPGLSTGPTGQPEGLVPNLMEFTPTLTVSQQVSKVTVRGWDPRTKQPIAFTATAENLPAGQNTADGQSGPQVAESTLQGRQEVVVDAPVGSDQEARELAISLLRERAYEFITATGKVAGLPELRPGDNLEIYGLGHRFSGTYFVKRVEHTLNTSGFFTQFTARRIHQGDQ; encoded by the coding sequence ATGAGCACCCCCACCCCCGAGGTCGCCTCGCCCGACCGCTACGCGCCCGAGTTCGACGTGCGCATCGAGGGCCTGGAGATGGACCCGTCCGCCAAGAACGACATCATCGACATCAAGGTGAACCGGGACATCGACGAGCTGTCCGGCTTCGACCTCACCCTGAACAACTGGGACGACGCCAATCTGCGGTTCAAGCACAGCGATTCGCCGCGCTTCCGGCTCGGCGGCCGGGTCTCGGTCCGGCTCGGCTACGCCGACAAGCTGCTCACCGTCGCCACCGGGACCATCGCCACGCTCAGTCCGAAGTTCACCGACGGCGCGTCGCCCACCGTCCAGGTCAGCGGCGTGGACGGGCTGCTGCGGCTCAAGGACCGCAAGCCCACCGAGAACGAGACCAAGATCTACCGCAATCTGCCGGACTGGCGCATCGCCGAGCAGATCGCCCAGCGCAACCACCTGCGCATCGAGGTCACCCGGGAAGGGCCCACCCACGACGTGGTGGTGCAGAAGAACCAGGACGACGCGACGTTCCTGCTGGAGCGGGCCAAGCGGCTCGACTTCGACTGCTACATCCTGCCGGACGCCAAGACCGGCGAGGACACGCTGTACTTCACCAAGCCGACCGACGGCCGCGACGGCCGCCCGATCCGGCTGTACCGGCTGGCGTACGCGCCCGGGCTGAGCACCGGCCCCACGGGTCAGCCCGAGGGGCTGGTCCCCAACCTGATGGAGTTCACCCCGACGCTGACCGTCTCCCAGCAGGTCAGCAAGGTCACCGTGCGCGGCTGGGACCCCCGTACCAAACAGCCCATCGCGTTCACCGCGACCGCCGAGAACCTCCCGGCCGGGCAGAACACGGCCGACGGGCAGAGCGGGCCGCAGGTCGCGGAGTCCACTCTGCAGGGCCGTCAGGAGGTCGTGGTGGACGCACCCGTGGGCAGCGACCAGGAGGCCCGCGAACTGGCGATCAGCCTGCTGCGCGAGCGGGCCTACGAGTTCATCACCGCGACCGGCAAGGTGGCGGGCCTGCCCGAACTGCGGCCCGGCGACAACCTGGAGATCTACGGCCTCGGCCACCGCTTCTCGGGCACCTACTTCGTCAAGCGCGTCGAGCACACCCTCAACACCAGTGGGTTCTTCACCCAGTTCACCGCACGGCGGATCCACCAGGGGGACCAGTGA
- a CDS encoding CIS tube protein yields MSVTPVSFARQGAARARLEIVRPVIADERQRRIPLRFNPTDYKLSKSNTFAEITIPGLETPPLQYVRGGTETLSVQALVDTSDTLENVRKAYVDAVRNLLRPDSREHAPPVVRFVWDEEVFTGVVEKLDVNYQLFRPDGVPLRAMLDLSLKEFRTAAAQVAETPRSSPTVEKSYVVRRGDTLSSISAALYRRPDAWRELARANGISDPRDLRPGRVLTVPRLA; encoded by the coding sequence ATGAGCGTGACGCCCGTGTCCTTCGCCCGGCAGGGTGCCGCCCGGGCCCGGCTGGAGATCGTCCGGCCGGTGATCGCCGACGAGCGGCAGCGGCGGATCCCGCTGCGGTTCAACCCCACCGACTACAAGCTGAGCAAGAGCAACACATTCGCCGAGATCACCATCCCAGGCCTGGAGACACCGCCCCTGCAGTACGTCCGCGGCGGCACGGAGACCCTCAGCGTGCAGGCGCTGGTGGACACCTCCGACACCCTGGAGAATGTACGGAAGGCCTACGTCGACGCGGTGCGCAACCTGCTGCGGCCCGACAGCCGCGAACACGCGCCACCGGTCGTCCGGTTCGTCTGGGACGAGGAGGTCTTCACCGGCGTCGTGGAGAAGCTGGACGTCAACTACCAGCTGTTCCGGCCGGACGGCGTACCGCTGCGGGCCATGCTGGACCTCTCGCTCAAGGAGTTCCGCACCGCCGCCGCACAGGTCGCCGAGACGCCCCGCTCGTCGCCCACGGTGGAGAAGAGCTATGTGGTGCGCCGCGGCGACACCCTCAGCTCCATCTCCGCCGCGCTGTACCGGCGGCCCGACGCCTGGCGGGAGCTGGCGCGCGCCAATGGCATCAGCGACCCGCGGGACCTGCGGCCGGGCCGGGTGCTGACCGTGCCCCGGCTGGCGTGA
- a CDS encoding putative phage tail protein, whose protein sequence is MTIHHLEVRFQVDGDDGAVFTRLFNQHIQAWAKLYEDQCARAKHTEAERRFGDAEGRS, encoded by the coding sequence GTGACCATTCACCACCTCGAGGTCCGGTTCCAGGTGGACGGCGACGACGGCGCCGTGTTCACCCGCCTGTTCAACCAGCACATCCAGGCGTGGGCGAAGTTGTACGAGGACCAGTGCGCACGCGCCAAACACACCGAGGCGGAAAGGCGCTTCGGCGATGCGGAGGGCCGTTCATGA
- a CDS encoding phage tail protein — MSLDPLPKYRFLVTLDPGDAYLPAAQALLLPLAASGAFQEVTGLGAQLEVTSYPEGGRNDSVHQLPLRHSWNRITLKRGVVRDPGLWSWYQAGLADSLGARRDGAVIVLGPDGVPGAAWAFHGGLAAKWTGPDLHGEQNAIAIESLEIAHEGLTKVLQDAAASALPRQIQGR, encoded by the coding sequence GTGAGCCTGGATCCGCTGCCCAAATACCGCTTCCTGGTCACCCTCGACCCCGGCGACGCGTACCTGCCCGCCGCGCAGGCACTGCTGCTGCCACTGGCCGCCTCCGGCGCGTTCCAGGAGGTCACCGGACTCGGCGCGCAGCTGGAAGTGACGAGCTACCCGGAGGGCGGGCGCAATGACTCGGTCCACCAGCTGCCACTGCGCCACTCATGGAACCGGATCACGCTCAAGCGCGGGGTGGTGCGCGACCCGGGGCTGTGGTCCTGGTACCAGGCCGGGCTCGCCGACTCGCTGGGCGCCCGCCGCGACGGCGCGGTGATCGTGCTCGGCCCGGACGGGGTGCCCGGTGCGGCCTGGGCCTTCCACGGCGGGCTCGCCGCCAAGTGGACCGGCCCGGACCTGCACGGGGAGCAGAACGCGATCGCCATCGAGTCGCTGGAGATCGCGCACGAGGGGCTGACGAAGGTCCTGCAGGACGCCGCGGCGAGCGCCTTGCCGCGCCAGATCCAAGGGAGGTGA
- a CDS encoding phage tail sheath family protein, giving the protein MAGDALPGVSLACPPRGSGTEPLRTDVAAFLGRLRRGPVGTPVRVESWNDVVGTFGPPEGAFATPYALRGFFENGGRTAWVLRVSGPATTARTEWKVGPLSGWDATSYQVVATSPGAWANGGRVAIRYQASTVAGPPTVGVRIMMPGEPPETFPGLPLTGLADRLTGSRYLRLVPYGPPPPPGRPGPISMSWDLTLAGGADAAPTRGAYSDAVTVQAELPEPALVALPDLGTDLSGAAHTDTVLELLRSVEPSHDRLAVLDVPPALSSVDQVVDWVGSLEATGDSQLLGCAAVYHPPLRTPDGQDLRTVPASGHVLGVIARLDGERGAHHTPANAVILEAVDLATEYPEPQQVRLFDAGIDLIRCTRGRGLMVWGGRTLSAGPGARYIAHRRLVHLLVRAIRRAASPLVFDLNSAELRLTLVRALTSVLLSAFRAGALAGARPEQAFRVVCDDTNNPPEQDPGQLVCEIEVAPAVPMEFIRLRLVLGQDRGLEVIEA; this is encoded by the coding sequence ATGGCAGGCGATGCGCTCCCCGGAGTATCCCTCGCGTGTCCGCCACGCGGCTCCGGCACCGAGCCGCTGCGCACCGACGTGGCGGCGTTCCTGGGCCGGCTCCGCCGCGGCCCGGTCGGCACTCCCGTGCGCGTGGAGAGCTGGAACGACGTCGTGGGCACCTTCGGGCCGCCGGAGGGCGCCTTCGCCACCCCGTACGCACTGCGCGGCTTCTTCGAGAACGGTGGCCGCACCGCCTGGGTGCTCCGCGTGTCCGGGCCGGCCACCACGGCCCGGACGGAGTGGAAGGTCGGGCCGCTGAGCGGATGGGACGCCACGAGCTACCAGGTGGTGGCCACCAGCCCCGGCGCCTGGGCCAACGGCGGGCGCGTCGCCATCCGCTACCAGGCCAGCACCGTCGCCGGACCGCCCACCGTGGGCGTACGGATCATGATGCCCGGTGAGCCGCCCGAGACCTTTCCCGGGCTGCCGCTCACCGGCCTGGCCGACCGGCTCACCGGATCCCGCTACCTCCGGCTGGTCCCGTACGGGCCGCCACCGCCACCGGGGCGGCCCGGCCCGATCTCGATGTCCTGGGACCTGACGCTCGCGGGCGGCGCCGACGCCGCACCCACCCGAGGGGCGTACTCGGACGCCGTGACCGTACAGGCCGAACTGCCCGAACCGGCGCTGGTGGCGCTGCCGGACCTGGGCACGGACCTGTCCGGCGCCGCGCACACCGACACGGTGCTCGAACTGCTGCGGAGCGTGGAGCCGTCGCACGACCGCCTCGCCGTTCTGGACGTACCGCCCGCGCTGTCCTCCGTGGACCAGGTGGTGGACTGGGTGGGCTCCCTGGAGGCCACCGGCGACAGCCAGTTGCTCGGCTGCGCCGCCGTCTACCATCCGCCGCTGCGCACCCCCGACGGGCAGGATCTGCGCACCGTCCCGGCGTCCGGGCACGTCCTGGGCGTCATCGCCCGCCTCGACGGCGAGCGCGGGGCACACCACACGCCCGCGAACGCCGTGATCCTGGAGGCGGTCGACCTCGCCACCGAATACCCCGAGCCGCAGCAGGTCCGGCTGTTCGACGCGGGGATCGACCTGATCCGGTGCACCCGGGGACGGGGGCTGATGGTGTGGGGCGGCCGCACCCTGTCCGCCGGCCCGGGCGCCCGCTACATCGCCCACCGACGGCTGGTGCATCTGCTGGTGCGCGCGATCCGGCGGGCGGCGAGCCCGCTGGTGTTCGACCTCAACTCGGCGGAGCTGCGGCTGACGTTGGTACGGGCGCTGACCTCCGTGCTCCTGTCGGCCTTCCGGGCCGGGGCGCTCGCCGGGGCCCGGCCCGAGCAGGCGTTCCGGGTGGTGTGCGACGACACCAACAACCCGCCCGAGCAGGACCCGGGGCAACTGGTCTGCGAGATCGAGGTGGCCCCGGCCGTCCCCATGGAGTTCATCCGGCTGCGTCTCGTACTCGGCCAGGACCGAGGTCTGGAGGTGATCGAGGCGTGA
- a CDS encoding phage tail protein: MPPVTRDDPYASYNFEIFVFNVSDDGLAVSGSFTEASGLELEIPPIEYRNGSEDITVRKIPGLKKVTNVTFKRGITGHAAFWKWVADALNGTVKRTHGSIVLCDENRNHVVRWNFDRGWPTKYTGPTLSATKNEIAMETLVLAVEKLEIET; encoded by the coding sequence ATGCCACCCGTGACCAGGGACGATCCATACGCGTCCTATAACTTCGAGATCTTCGTGTTCAACGTCAGCGACGACGGGCTCGCGGTGAGCGGGTCCTTCACCGAGGCGAGCGGGCTGGAGCTGGAGATCCCGCCGATCGAGTACCGCAACGGGAGCGAGGACATCACCGTCCGCAAGATCCCGGGACTGAAGAAGGTCACCAACGTCACCTTCAAGCGCGGCATCACCGGCCACGCCGCCTTCTGGAAGTGGGTGGCCGACGCGCTCAACGGCACGGTGAAGCGCACTCACGGCTCGATCGTGCTGTGCGACGAGAACCGCAACCACGTGGTGCGCTGGAACTTCGACCGCGGCTGGCCCACCAAGTACACCGGCCCGACGCTGAGCGCCACCAAGAACGAGATCGCCATGGAGACGCTCGTCCTGGCGGTCGAGAAGCTGGAGATCGAAACCTGA